The Beijerinckiaceae bacterium genome has a window encoding:
- a CDS encoding peptidylprolyl isomerase, producing MPNTGKTLTLETTQGPVVIEMRPDLAPGHVEHIKKLVAEKFYDGVVFHRVIDGFMAQTGCPHGTGTGGSKYPNIKAEFNAEPHVRGTCSMARAQDPNSANSQFFICFNDARFLDKQYTVWGKVTSGMENVDKIKRGEPVRDPDKILRATLS from the coding sequence ATGCCGAATACGGGTAAGACCCTCACCTTGGAAACCACGCAAGGACCTGTGGTGATCGAAATGCGGCCGGATCTCGCGCCCGGCCATGTCGAGCATATCAAGAAGCTCGTTGCTGAAAAATTCTACGATGGGGTGGTCTTTCATCGGGTGATCGACGGTTTTATGGCCCAGACGGGATGCCCGCATGGAACGGGAACCGGCGGTTCGAAATATCCCAATATCAAAGCTGAGTTCAATGCCGAACCGCATGTGCGCGGCACCTGTTCCATGGCACGCGCCCAGGATCCGAATTCCGCCAATTCTCAATTCTTCATTTGCTTCAACGACGCCCGTTTTCTCGACAAGCAATATACGGTGTGGGGCAAGGTCACATCGGGCATGGAAAATGTCGACAAGATCAAACGCGGCGAGCCGGTGCGCGATCCCGACAAGATCCTGAGGGCGACCCTCAGCTGA
- a CDS encoding tRNA guanosine(34) transglycosylase Tgt — protein MTEAFHFKATSQDGDARAGMITTPRGQIRTPAFMPVGTAATVKAMHPEAVKNLGADIVLANTYHLMLRPGAERIAVLGGLHKFMNWPWPILTDSGGFQVMSLAKLRKLDENGVTFQSHMDGARHVLTPERSMEIQDLLGSDIQMQFDECVKLPCEESEARRAMLLSLRWAERSKAAFVAKQGRALFGIVQGGAVEPLRVESAKALTEIGFDGYAVGGLAVGEPQAIMLAMLDCVLPWLPSAAPRYLMGVGTPDDLVESVRRGIDMFDCVMPTRAGRHGLAYTRSGRLNLRNACHAEDPAPVDPLSSCAAARTYSRAYLHHLVKSGEILAMMLLTEINLAYYQDLMADMRGAIAAGQFEPFCAKTKAAWQTEETAENAMRGIIGQAAD, from the coding sequence GTGACAGAGGCTTTTCATTTCAAGGCGACAAGCCAGGACGGCGATGCGCGCGCGGGGATGATCACGACGCCGCGCGGTCAGATCCGCACGCCAGCCTTCATGCCGGTAGGGACGGCCGCGACCGTCAAGGCGATGCATCCGGAGGCGGTCAAAAACCTCGGCGCCGACATTGTGCTCGCCAATACTTATCATTTGATGCTTCGGCCAGGTGCCGAGCGGATCGCGGTGCTGGGCGGCCTGCATAAGTTCATGAATTGGCCTTGGCCGATTCTCACCGATTCCGGCGGCTTCCAGGTCATGTCCCTCGCCAAGCTCAGGAAGCTCGACGAAAACGGCGTGACGTTCCAATCCCATATGGACGGCGCTCGACATGTTTTGACGCCGGAACGGTCCATGGAGATTCAGGATCTGCTCGGCTCGGATATTCAGATGCAATTCGACGAATGCGTCAAACTTCCCTGCGAGGAATCAGAAGCGCGTCGGGCCATGCTCTTGTCGCTGCGCTGGGCGGAGCGCTCGAAGGCGGCTTTCGTTGCCAAACAAGGCCGGGCCTTGTTTGGTATCGTTCAGGGCGGCGCCGTGGAGCCCCTGCGGGTGGAAAGCGCCAAAGCGCTGACCGAGATCGGGTTCGATGGCTACGCTGTGGGCGGCCTCGCGGTCGGCGAGCCGCAAGCGATCATGCTCGCCATGCTCGATTGTGTTTTGCCTTGGCTTCCTTCGGCCGCACCCCGCTATCTCATGGGGGTCGGAACCCCGGACGATCTTGTGGAAAGCGTGCGGCGCGGGATCGACATGTTCGATTGCGTGATGCCGACGCGGGCGGGTCGCCACGGACTTGCCTATACGAGGTCGGGGCGGCTCAATTTGCGCAACGCCTGCCACGCCGAGGATCCGGCCCCCGTCGACCCGCTATCCTCTTGTGCCGCCGCGCGAACCTACTCCCGCGCCTATTTGCATCACCTCGTGAAATCGGGCGAGATTCTCGCCATGATGCTGCTGACCGAGATCAATCTTGCGTATTATCAAGATCTGATGGCCGACATGCGCGGCGCCATTGCCGCGGGGCAGTTCGAGCCATTTTGCGCCAAGACGAAAGCCGCATGGCAAACGGAAGAAACAGCCGAGAATGCGATGCGAGGAATCATTGGCCAGGCCGCCGACTGA
- a CDS encoding DNA ligase-associated DEXH box helicase: MVRRSPSTDLLLPERFARWFAARGWVPRQHQLDLLRLARSGNSTLLIAPTGAGKTLAGFLPTLVDLEQKKNQSGLHTLYISPLKALAVDVERNLKIPVQEMGLWPRIETRTGDTSASKRQRQRRSPPEILLTTPEQLALLVASADARHLFATLRYVIFDELHAIAASKRGDLLSLGFARLRGIAPGLTAIGLSATVRDPDELRGWLVSQTSTNSLAKLALAPPGAPAEISILDTAEHLPWAGHSARHALFEIYQRIKAARMTLIFVNTRAQAEFVFQELWRRNDDALPIALHHGSLDVAQRRRVEAAMAAGKLKAVVCTSTLDLGIDWGDVDLVVNIGAPKGASRLAQRIGRANHRLDEPSRALLVPANRFEVLECHAAVEAARKGAQDTAQARSGALDVLCQHILGMTCAEPFDERELFTEVTSALPYAALDRATFEAALRFAATGGYALSTYERFAKIKRMKDGRWRIANGRAAQAYRMNIGTIVEADMLKVRLVRGGSAASAYTGPLRRSGRVLGEIEEYFIEMLAPNDTFLFGGEILALQGVVENEALVARSSSDAPKIPSYAGGKFPLSTYLAMRVRELLAMPAEWKHLPGQVSQWLRLQKLHSALPKVDGLLVETFPRGQRFHIVAYPFEGRLAHQTLGMLLTRRMERAGLKPLGFVANDYALCVWSLTDIGALFEKHPKHLADLFGQDMLGDDLEEWLQESALMKRTFRNCAIIAGLIQRNFPGREKTGRQVTISTDLIYDVLRKHEPDHILLRAARADAATGLLDIERLGAMLARVQGKIAHKALDRVSPLAVPIMLEIGREPVYGEARETILAEAAESLVEEVMGQLVPRP, from the coding sequence ATGGTGCGACGCTCGCCTTCCACCGATCTCTTGCTGCCGGAGCGTTTTGCGCGCTGGTTTGCCGCGCGCGGCTGGGTGCCGCGCCAGCACCAGCTCGACCTCCTGCGCCTGGCCCGTAGTGGAAACAGCACCCTTCTCATTGCCCCAACGGGCGCCGGGAAGACCCTCGCCGGATTTCTTCCGACGCTGGTCGATCTCGAACAGAAGAAAAATCAAAGTGGCCTTCATACGCTCTATATCTCGCCCCTGAAGGCGCTGGCCGTCGACGTCGAACGCAATCTTAAGATACCGGTGCAGGAAATGGGGCTATGGCCCCGAATTGAAACCAGAACCGGCGACACATCGGCTTCCAAGCGCCAGCGCCAGCGCCGGTCTCCGCCGGAAATCCTTCTGACCACCCCTGAGCAGCTTGCCCTGCTTGTCGCCAGCGCCGACGCACGGCATCTCTTTGCCACGCTTCGCTATGTGATTTTCGATGAATTGCATGCGATCGCTGCTTCGAAGCGGGGTGATCTCTTGAGCCTCGGCTTCGCCCGCCTGCGTGGGATTGCGCCGGGCCTCACGGCCATCGGCCTTTCCGCCACGGTGCGCGACCCGGACGAGTTGCGCGGCTGGCTGGTTTCCCAAACATCAACCAACTCCCTCGCAAAGCTCGCCCTAGCCCCGCCCGGCGCGCCGGCTGAAATCTCGATCCTCGATACCGCCGAGCATTTGCCCTGGGCCGGACATAGCGCCCGCCATGCGCTCTTCGAAATTTACCAAAGGATCAAAGCCGCGCGGATGACGCTTATTTTCGTCAATACGCGCGCGCAGGCGGAGTTTGTGTTTCAGGAGCTCTGGCGGCGCAATGACGACGCATTGCCGATTGCGCTCCATCATGGCTCGCTTGATGTGGCGCAGCGCCGCCGTGTCGAAGCCGCGATGGCGGCAGGAAAATTGAAAGCGGTAGTTTGTACCTCGACGCTCGATCTCGGCATCGATTGGGGCGACGTCGATCTTGTCGTGAACATCGGCGCGCCGAAGGGCGCAAGCCGTCTCGCGCAGCGGATCGGGCGCGCCAACCATCGCCTTGACGAGCCTTCCCGCGCACTGCTGGTGCCGGCCAATCGTTTCGAGGTGCTCGAATGCCATGCCGCGGTGGAGGCCGCGCGGAAGGGCGCGCAAGATACAGCGCAAGCCCGCAGCGGTGCCCTCGACGTGTTGTGCCAGCATATTTTGGGCATGACCTGTGCCGAGCCCTTCGACGAAAGGGAGCTTTTTACAGAGGTGACAAGCGCCCTGCCCTACGCCGCACTCGACCGTGCCACCTTCGAGGCGGCATTGAGGTTTGCCGCAACCGGCGGCTATGCACTTTCGACCTATGAGCGCTTCGCCAAGATCAAGCGCATGAAGGACGGCCGCTGGCGAATCGCCAATGGGCGCGCAGCGCAAGCCTATCGGATGAACATCGGCACGATCGTCGAGGCCGACATGCTGAAAGTCCGGCTCGTGCGAGGCGGCTCGGCGGCTTCGGCCTACACCGGGCCGCTGCGCCGGAGCGGGCGTGTGTTGGGCGAGATCGAGGAATATTTTATCGAAATGCTGGCGCCCAACGACACGTTTTTGTTCGGCGGCGAAATTCTGGCGCTTCAGGGTGTTGTCGAGAACGAGGCTCTGGTTGCGCGAAGCTCGTCAGACGCGCCCAAGATTCCGTCCTATGCGGGCGGCAAATTTCCGCTTTCAACCTATCTCGCGATGCGGGTGCGCGAATTGCTCGCGATGCCAGCCGAATGGAAGCATTTGCCGGGGCAAGTGTCGCAATGGCTGCGATTGCAAAAACTTCATTCGGCCTTGCCGAAGGTCGATGGTCTGCTCGTCGAAACCTTTCCGCGCGGCCAGAGATTTCATATCGTTGCCTATCCCTTTGAGGGCAGGCTTGCGCATCAGACGCTCGGAATGCTGCTCACGCGTCGGATGGAACGTGCTGGACTAAAACCACTCGGCTTCGTCGCCAATGATTATGCGCTGTGCGTCTGGTCGCTGACCGATATCGGCGCCTTGTTCGAAAAACATCCCAAACATCTTGCGGATCTTTTTGGGCAAGACATGCTCGGCGACGATCTTGAGGAATGGCTGCAAGAGTCCGCCTTGATGAAGCGAACGTTTCGTAATTGTGCGATCATTGCCGGCTTGATCCAGCGGAATTTTCCGGGCCGCGAAAAGACCGGCCGCCAAGTGACGATCTCGACCGATCTCATTTACGACGTGCTGCGGAAACACGAACCGGATCATATTCTTTTGCGCGCTGCACGAGCCGACGCGGCAACAGGTCTCCTCGACATCGAGCGTCTCGGCGCGATGCTCGCGCGTGTTCAGGGCAAGATTGCTCACAAGGCGCTCGACCGTGTGTCGCCCTTGGCGGTTCCGATCATGCTCGAAATCGGCCGCGAACCTGTCTATGGCGAAGCGCGGGAAACGATTCTTGCCGAAGCCGCCGAAAGCCTTGTCGAGGAGGTGATGGGGCAGCTGGTACCGCGGCCATAA
- a CDS encoding polyketide cyclase/dehydrase and lipid transport: MDIDYYAPVRARHEIIVNAPAATLWRLLTEIDSWPQWNPAIARSKLNGPIQEGTSFAWKSGGVSLVSTLQDVVPEHRISWTGKALGLHAVHTWSLRPTTTGVAVETSESFAGWLASLLPGMLQKTLDKTLQNWLRNLKQAAEGSV, from the coding sequence ATGGATATTGATTATTACGCTCCGGTCCGAGCACGTCACGAAATCATAGTGAATGCCCCGGCCGCGACCCTGTGGCGCCTCCTCACCGAGATTGATTCCTGGCCGCAGTGGAATCCTGCAATTGCGCGCTCGAAACTGAACGGTCCTATTCAGGAAGGTACAAGTTTCGCCTGGAAATCGGGCGGCGTTTCGCTCGTTTCGACCTTACAGGATGTCGTGCCTGAACACCGCATCAGCTGGACCGGAAAAGCCTTGGGCCTTCACGCTGTCCATACATGGAGCTTGAGGCCGACGACGACCGGCGTCGCGGTCGAGACGTCCGAATCATTCGCCGGCTGGCTCGCAAGCCTGCTCCCCGGGATGTTGCAAAAGACGCTCGACAAAACTTTGCAGAATTGGCTTCGCAACCTCAAGCAAGCCGCCGAAGGCTCTGTCTGA
- a CDS encoding pantetheine-phosphate adenylyltransferase, with product MRVALYAGSFDPLTNGHIGVIESAASVCDELVVAIGVHPGKTPMFSPEERAHLIENACGSALAARSCKLSVRTFSGLAVEAARAAGAKLIVRGLRDGTDLDNEMRMAGTNAVMAPEIKTVFFVAPPAVRHISATLVRQIAGLGGDVSAFVPPVVADALAKRRVT from the coding sequence ATGCGCGTCGCACTCTATGCAGGATCTTTCGATCCCTTGACCAATGGGCATATCGGGGTGATCGAAAGCGCGGCATCGGTTTGCGACGAACTCGTTGTGGCGATCGGCGTCCACCCCGGCAAGACGCCGATGTTCAGCCCGGAGGAGCGGGCCCATCTGATCGAAAACGCCTGTGGAAGCGCTCTCGCGGCGCGGTCCTGCAAGCTTTCGGTCAGGACCTTCTCCGGCCTGGCGGTGGAGGCTGCCCGCGCTGCCGGCGCCAAACTGATCGTGCGCGGCCTGCGGGACGGGACCGACCTCGACAATGAAATGCGGATGGCGGGCACCAACGCCGTGATGGCACCGGAGATCAAAACGGTGTTTTTCGTGGCTCCGCCCGCAGTCCGTCATATTAGCGCGACATTGGTTCGGCAGATCGCGGGCCTCGGCGGCGATGTATCGGCTTTTGTACCTCCCGTGGTCGCCGATGCGCTCGCCAAGCGGCGGGTGACTTGA
- a CDS encoding tRNA preQ1(34) S-adenosylmethionine ribosyltransferase-isomerase QueA, with protein sequence MRVNLFDFELPPDRIALRPADPRDTARLLIVRPQDSPSVQDSSMLALPALLAPGDVLVVNDTQVIPARLEGFRTREDATAGIEATLHKREGPALWRAFVRPAKKLKRGETVRFLAPGDSLGASPSLDAEIAEKGDEGEVLLSFALSGAELDEAIDHIGQMPLPPYIAGRRPTDSKDSQDYQTLFARRPGAVAAPTASLHFTPRLLSALTARGVAIEKVTLHVGAGTFLPVKAEDTTGHKMHSEWGEVSAATAAALNKARAAGARVVAVGTTSLRILESATRQDGRIEAFSGETAIFITPGYEFKAVDVLLTNFHLPRSTLFMLAAAFSGLETVRAAYAHAIAQNYRFYSYGDACLLFPEGARRVSG encoded by the coding sequence ATGCGTGTCAATCTCTTCGATTTCGAGCTGCCGCCTGATCGCATCGCCCTGCGTCCCGCAGACCCCCGTGACACGGCGCGGCTCCTTATCGTCCGCCCGCAGGACTCGCCCTCAGTTCAAGATAGCAGCATGCTCGCCTTGCCTGCGCTATTGGCGCCAGGCGACGTCCTCGTCGTGAACGATACGCAGGTGATCCCGGCGCGGCTTGAGGGCTTTCGGACACGCGAAGATGCCACCGCCGGGATCGAGGCGACCCTGCATAAGCGCGAGGGACCAGCCCTATGGCGCGCGTTCGTCCGACCGGCCAAAAAGCTGAAGCGCGGTGAAACGGTCCGGTTTTTGGCGCCCGGAGATAGCCTCGGCGCCAGTCCGTCGCTGGATGCCGAGATCGCCGAGAAGGGGGACGAGGGCGAAGTTTTGCTGAGCTTCGCGCTCTCGGGTGCGGAGCTCGACGAAGCCATCGACCATATCGGACAAATGCCCTTGCCCCCGTACATCGCAGGGCGCCGGCCAACCGATTCGAAAGATAGCCAGGATTACCAGACCTTGTTTGCACGCCGCCCAGGAGCGGTCGCAGCGCCGACGGCGAGCCTTCATTTCACGCCGCGGCTCCTCTCGGCCCTGACCGCGCGCGGTGTGGCAATTGAGAAAGTGACCTTGCATGTGGGCGCGGGCACTTTTTTGCCGGTCAAAGCTGAGGATACAACCGGCCACAAAATGCATTCCGAATGGGGCGAGGTCTCCGCCGCAACCGCCGCCGCCCTGAACAAGGCGCGTGCCGCCGGAGCACGAGTGGTTGCGGTTGGCACGACTAGCCTACGAATTTTGGAATCCGCAACGCGTCAGGACGGCAGGATCGAAGCGTTTTCGGGGGAAACTGCGATCTTCATTACCCCCGGATATGAGTTCAAGGCAGTTGATGTGCTGCTGACCAACTTTCATCTTCCACGCTCGACGCTGTTCATGCTCGCCGCCGCTTTCTCCGGGCTCGAGACCGTGCGGGCGGCCTATGCCCATGCAATCGCGCAAAATTATCGCTTCTATAGCTACGGTGATGCTTGTCTTCTCTTTCCAGAGGGCGCGAGGAGGGTCAGCGGGTGA
- a CDS encoding ferredoxin--NADP(+) reductase encodes MSESIKTDVLIVGAGPAGLFAVFELGLLDIKAHLVDILPKPGGQCAELYPEKPIYDIPGFPKISGQELVDALLQQIEPFHPTFHYGEMVEGLEVSGTAEAPLFRVRTSGGQSFECKVVIVAAGGGSFQPKKPPIADIEAYEGNSVFYAVRKIEDFRGKHVVIVGGGDSALDWTLNLQPVAKHLTLVHRRDDFRGAPHSVNAMRELVAGGRMDLQIGQLSELHGDAGHLTSVTFKHASGATHEIACDRLIPFFGLTMKLGPVADWGLNLHENLVPVDTATFETNIPGVFAIGDINYYPGKLKLILCGFHEGALAAQKAHRYIYPEKRLTFQYTTSSSSLQKKLGVN; translated from the coding sequence ATGAGTGAAAGCATAAAGACCGACGTGCTCATCGTCGGCGCGGGGCCGGCTGGCCTCTTCGCGGTGTTCGAATTGGGGCTCCTTGATATCAAGGCCCATTTGGTGGACATCCTGCCGAAACCCGGCGGCCAATGCGCCGAGCTTTATCCGGAAAAGCCGATCTATGACATTCCCGGTTTTCCGAAAATATCGGGCCAGGAACTCGTCGATGCTTTGCTGCAGCAGATCGAGCCGTTTCACCCGACCTTCCATTATGGCGAAATGGTCGAGGGGCTGGAAGTTTCGGGGACCGCCGAGGCGCCCTTGTTCCGGGTTCGGACTAGCGGAGGGCAAAGCTTCGAATGCAAGGTCGTGATTGTGGCGGCGGGCGGCGGATCGTTCCAGCCTAAAAAGCCGCCGATTGCGGATATTGAAGCCTATGAAGGAAACTCGGTTTTCTACGCTGTGCGCAAGATCGAGGATTTTCGCGGCAAGCATGTCGTGATCGTCGGGGGCGGCGATTCGGCGCTCGATTGGACGCTCAATTTGCAGCCGGTCGCCAAGCATCTGACTTTGGTCCATCGCCGCGATGATTTCCGGGGCGCGCCGCATTCGGTCAATGCGATGCGCGAACTGGTCGCCGGGGGGCGGATGGATTTGCAGATCGGTCAGCTCTCCGAACTGCATGGCGACGCGGGTCACCTCACCTCGGTCACGTTCAAACATGCCAGCGGGGCCACGCATGAGATCGCGTGCGACCGGCTGATCCCGTTTTTTGGGCTCACCATGAAACTCGGCCCGGTTGCCGATTGGGGTCTCAACCTACACGAAAATCTGGTGCCGGTCGATACCGCGACGTTCGAGACCAATATCCCGGGCGTTTTCGCGATCGGCGACATTAACTATTATCCAGGCAAGCTTAAGCTAATCTTATGCGGCTTTCACGAGGGCGCGCTGGCGGCTCAGAAAGCCCATCGCTACATCTATCCGGAAAAGCGCCTGACATTCCAATACACAACCTCGTCGTCCAGCCTCCAGAAGAAGCTTGGCGTGAATTGA
- a CDS encoding 2Fe-2S ferredoxin translates to MVKITYIDSYGEARTIEAQEGATVMENAIRNNIPEITAECGGGCACATCHVYVDEKWLDLAGKASDQEEDMLDFAYKVQPNSRLCCQIIVTPELDGLVVTTPDRQG, encoded by the coding sequence ATGGTCAAAATTACTTACATAGATTCCTACGGCGAAGCCCGGACTATCGAGGCCCAAGAGGGTGCGACCGTGATGGAAAACGCCATCCGCAACAATATTCCCGAGATCACCGCCGAATGCGGCGGCGGCTGCGCCTGTGCGACGTGCCATGTCTATGTTGACGAAAAATGGTTGGATCTCGCCGGAAAAGCGTCGGACCAGGAAGAAGACATGCTGGACTTTGCCTATAAGGTTCAGCCCAATTCGCGGCTGTGTTGCCAGATCATCGTCACGCCGGAACTCGACGGGCTTGTCGTTACAACCCCGGACCGCCAAGGCTAG
- a CDS encoding peptidylprolyl isomerase, which translates to MIGLTLGLGLAMVSNAVPAAPAQDLANTIYLDTKDGRITIVLRPDLAPKHVAQIEALTKRGFYNGIVFHRVIDGFMAQTGDPTGTGTGKSDLPNIPAEFSSEPFKRGTVGMARSQDPNSANSQFFICFGDASFLNNKYTVVGQVVSGMDVVDKIKKGSKDENGSVSNPDKIVKMQMAPDATAGKK; encoded by the coding sequence ATGATTGGCCTGACCTTGGGGTTGGGATTAGCCATGGTATCCAATGCGGTCCCGGCCGCGCCGGCGCAAGATCTGGCTAACACGATTTACCTCGACACCAAGGACGGTCGGATCACCATCGTGCTTCGTCCTGACCTCGCTCCCAAACACGTTGCCCAGATTGAAGCCTTAACGAAGCGCGGCTTCTATAATGGAATCGTTTTCCATCGCGTGATCGATGGATTCATGGCGCAAACCGGAGATCCGACTGGAACCGGGACGGGAAAGTCCGACCTCCCCAACATCCCCGCCGAGTTTTCGAGCGAGCCCTTTAAACGCGGCACTGTCGGCATGGCGCGCTCACAGGATCCGAATTCGGCCAACTCGCAATTCTTCATCTGCTTTGGCGATGCGTCGTTCCTGAACAATAAATATACCGTGGTCGGTCAAGTGGTTTCCGGCATGGATGTCGTCGACAAGATCAAGAAGGGTTCCAAGGACGAGAACGGTTCGGTCTCCAACCCCGACAAAATCGTAAAAATGCAAATGGCACCCGACGCGACAGCCGGCAAAAAATAG
- a CDS encoding phosphoesterase, producing MPSAARQTHRPPAVLQILDRGFVVDSAGALFWHEERLLIVADLHFEKGSAFAARKVFLPPYDTAATLELLARLIAFYKPRAVMALGDSFHDGRAGERLAMRDRAMIRALQAGREWIWIAGNHDRDLPAGLEGEGRDEVSIGPIVFRHEPRAAPSPGEIAGHLHPVARVAGRAGSIRRRCFVANATRCILPAFGAFTGGLNLRDAAFTPLFGAGDCRAHVLSRGEVYDIPHGRCLPD from the coding sequence ATGCCGAGCGCCGCCCGTCAAACCCATCGGCCACCTGCGGTCCTGCAAATTCTGGACAGGGGGTTTGTCGTCGATTCGGCGGGGGCGCTCTTTTGGCACGAAGAGAGGCTGCTGATCGTCGCCGATCTGCATTTCGAAAAAGGCTCGGCCTTTGCCGCGCGGAAAGTCTTTCTGCCGCCTTACGACACAGCGGCCACGCTCGAATTGCTCGCCCGCCTGATCGCTTTCTACAAACCCCGCGCGGTTATGGCGCTCGGCGATTCGTTTCATGACGGCCGCGCGGGTGAGCGCCTCGCCATGCGCGATCGCGCGATGATTCGCGCTTTGCAGGCCGGACGGGAGTGGATCTGGATCGCCGGCAATCATGATCGCGATTTGCCTGCCGGCTTGGAGGGTGAAGGAAGAGACGAAGTCTCGATCGGCCCCATCGTTTTTCGGCACGAACCGCGCGCCGCGCCCTCCCCGGGCGAGATCGCTGGGCATTTGCATCCTGTTGCCAGGGTTGCCGGGCGCGCCGGCTCGATCCGGCGGCGCTGCTTTGTGGCCAATGCAACGCGCTGCATTCTGCCCGCATTCGGCGCCTTCACCGGCGGGCTCAATTTGCGGGATGCCGCTTTCACGCCCCTGTTTGGAGCCGGCGATTGCCGTGCCCATGTCCTGAGCCGCGGCGAGGTTTACGACATTCCCCATGGGCGCTGCTTGCCGGATTGA
- a CDS encoding lytic murein transglycosylase gives MITFALCAAPSSGLALDPTSTAPAGSEAGFRTFLQALWPLAEGKGVKRATFDLAVAGLTLDPSTPAASNQQAEFDKPLKSYLDEAVSLRRIARGRELFLALQEALKRIEQRFGVPAEILLSAYGIETDYGRAKGGKDVIRSLATLAYQRQDRPIFRDELIGALILLDKGSVARAIMKGSWAGAMGGPQFLPTAYLKYAVSYDGASFADIWEKPLDALASIANFLVQSGWQPNLPWGVEVVLPENFSFASLHGSFAAFAAQGVRSANGTPFPQGEATLFLPSGGAGPAFLLSSNYWILKAYNNSDSYALSLSLLADRIKGRPALHGHWPQGEVFLSRTQKTEIQKQLERLGFYRGTLDGRFGQASRDAIHDFQIATKVRPADGHTTPELLNQLAAEVSRRPGQ, from the coding sequence ATGATAACGTTTGCGCTTTGCGCGGCGCCCTCCTCGGGCTTGGCGCTCGATCCGACAAGCACCGCGCCGGCAGGCTCCGAGGCAGGGTTTCGCACATTTTTGCAAGCGCTCTGGCCCCTCGCTGAAGGCAAAGGGGTCAAACGGGCGACTTTTGATCTGGCTGTGGCCGGGCTGACGCTGGACCCTTCGACTCCCGCCGCCTCGAACCAGCAGGCAGAATTCGACAAGCCGCTGAAATCCTACCTCGACGAGGCTGTTTCTCTCCGCCGAATCGCGCGCGGCCGCGAATTATTCTTGGCATTGCAGGAGGCTTTGAAGCGGATCGAACAACGTTTCGGCGTGCCGGCCGAAATTCTTCTCTCGGCCTATGGCATCGAGACCGATTATGGGCGGGCGAAGGGCGGCAAGGATGTCATCCGCTCGCTGGCGACCCTGGCTTACCAGCGGCAAGACCGGCCGATCTTCCGCGATGAGCTGATCGGGGCGCTGATCCTTCTCGACAAAGGCAGTGTTGCCCGCGCGATCATGAAAGGATCCTGGGCCGGCGCCATGGGAGGCCCGCAATTTCTGCCGACGGCATACCTCAAATATGCGGTCAGTTATGATGGGGCGAGCTTCGCCGATATTTGGGAAAAGCCCCTCGACGCTCTGGCCTCGATCGCCAATTTCCTGGTCCAATCGGGATGGCAACCAAATCTTCCCTGGGGGGTGGAAGTCGTCCTGCCGGAAAATTTCAGCTTCGCCTCGCTGCACGGAAGTTTTGCGGCCTTTGCGGCGCAGGGCGTGCGAAGCGCCAATGGAACTCCGTTTCCGCAAGGAGAGGCAACCTTGTTCCTGCCGTCCGGCGGGGCCGGGCCCGCCTTCCTCCTGTCCTCCAATTATTGGATTCTGAAAGCTTACAATAATTCAGATTCCTATGCGCTTTCGCTGTCATTGCTCGCGGATCGAATCAAGGGGCGACCCGCTCTGCATGGTCATTGGCCGCAGGGCGAGGTTTTTTTGAGCCGGACACAAAAAACCGAAATCCAAAAGCAACTCGAAAGGCTTGGATTTTATCGGGGGACATTGGATGGGCGGTTCGGCCAGGCCTCGCGCGACGCCATCCATGATTTTCAGATCGCAACCAAAGTCCGTCCGGCGGACGGCCACACGACTCCGGAGCTATTGAATCAACTTGCAGCGGAAGTCAGTCGGCGGCCTGGCCAATGA